From Tachysurus fulvidraco isolate hzauxx_2018 chromosome 10, HZAU_PFXX_2.0, whole genome shotgun sequence, one genomic window encodes:
- the klhl42 gene encoding kelch-like protein 42, whose amino-acid sequence MSSPEQLIEIVMDNRSYNVSKSKLIEKSDYFRALYSSGMREAGEDSVQLQGLSVSGLELVLEFINTSKVQVVNESLEDLIETASFLQVTQILKLLLSEIRLDNCVEVFNLSEVYGTHELRTACLKFMSCYYHPMLRRPEFHTLAAALRDQTREMRMRGMASLVAVGDFMGTFLDLADQDEPWSMLRYGEREQRWKPLANNLPPDMVNVRGYGSAVLDNYLFIVGGYRMASQEIAAAHCYNPCRNEWTHIAPLNQKRANFKLLAVSGKLYAVGGHGLSTVECYGPEQDWWTCVSSMPDPLTEFSACECQGMIYVMGGYTARDRNMSVLRYCPASDMWSVLHTCSAHVRKQQMLSVEDIIYLVGGYTRELEQSEHARANPDDALTIQSYNVRTGEWLQLRASVSKSGLNLTCALHNDGIYIMSRDIGPRTSLEHRVFLKYNVFSDAWEAFRRFPALGHNVLLCSLYLPNIL is encoded by the exons TATAGCTCTGGCATGAGGGAGGCAGGAGAAGATTCGGTGCAACTGCAAGGACTGAGTGTATCAGGGCTTGAGCTCGTCCTGGAGTTCATCAACACCTCTAAAGTACAGGTGGTCAACGAAAGCCTGGAGGACCTTATAGAGACGGCATCTTTCCTGCAAGTGACCCAAATCCTGAAGCTTCTTCTGTCTGAAATCCGCCTAGACAACTGTGTCGAGGTTTTTAACCTCTCGGAGGTCTACGGCACGCACGAGCTGCGCACGGCATGCCTCAAGTTCATGAGCTGCTACTACCACCCCATGCTGCGGAGACCGGAGTTCCACACTCTGGCTGCTGCATTGCGGGATCAGACCAGGGAGATGCGGATGAGGGGCATGGCCTCGCTTGTGGCAGTCGGAGACTTCATGGGAACCTTCTTGGATCTCGCAGACCAAGATGAGCCGTGGTCCATGCTGCGCTACGGGGAGCGAGAGCAGCGCTGGAAGCCCCTCGCCAACAACCTCCCTCCAGACATGGTGAACGTCCGAGGATATGGGTCAGCCGTGCTCGACAACTACCTTTTCATCGTCGGTGGCTACAGGATGGCAAGTCAAGAGATTGCTGCAGCACATTGTTACAATCCATGCAGAAACGAATGGACTCATATAGCTCCTTTAAACCAGAAAAG GGCTAACTTTAAGCTGTTGGCAGTGAGTGGGAAGCTGTACGCGGTTGGAGGACATGGCTTAAGCACAGTGGAGTGCTATGGTCCTGAGCAGGATTGGTGGACCTGCGTTTCCTCCATGCCTGATCCTCTGACTGAGTTCTCTGCATGTGAATGCCAGGGCATGATCTACGTCATGGGTGGCTACACTGCCAGAG ACAGGAACATGAGCGTGCTGCGCTACTGCCCTGCATCAGACATGTGGTCTGTGTTGCACACGTGCTCGGCACATGTGCGGAAGCAGCAGATGCTGTCTGTGGAGGACATCATTTACCTGGTGGGTGGCTACACACGTGAGCTGGAGCAATCTGAGCATGCGAGGGCCAACCCAGACGATGCACTGACGATACAGTCGTACAACGTGCGCACAGGCGAGTGGCTGCAGCTACGAGCGAGTGTATCAAAGTCAGGCCTGAACCTGACATGTGCACTGCATAACGACGGCATTTACATCATGAGCCGTGACATTGGTCCGCGCACCAGCCTCGAGCACCGAGTCTTCCTCAAGTACAACGTGTTCAGCGATGCCTGGGAGGCCTTCAGGCGCTTCCCGGCACTTGGCCATAACGTGCTGCTCTGCTCCCTGTACCTGCCAAACATCCTCTAA